The genomic DNA CTTATGCGAGGACTTGACGTAACGTCTGGAAATGTAGCTTGTGTGATGGTGGAGACGATGATTGGTTGGGTCGATTCCCATTTTGATGAGTTTCCTCCTTAAGTAAGTTTCCCAATGGATCCTAACTTCGTTGTCGGTTCGTCCAGGCAATCTTCCCGCTATCAATGCCCATCTGAAAAACAAAGTACCAACAAATTTTAACTGTCACACATTCACATTACATTCaattaatactaaactaatGAAGATGAGGAATGAATAAAAGAACCTATTGCCAAGAAGTGCATGAAGCTTGAGGATGAGGTCGTCTTCATCTTTTGAGAAGTTGTTGCTTTGTTTTACTTCTGGCCTCACGTAGTTTCTCCCTCTCAATCGACATCTCTTACCACGGTGTTGcattccttaaaaaaaaagcgAATAGGGATCAAATTTCACAAACTTAAACTCCCTCATGTATATGTGATCTATGAATAGTAAAAACACACAATTATTActgtttcaaaagaaaatagttaCCTGAAGGGGAAGAGGGAGCGCGGAGGGGGATTTTGTTCATGTCCTTATTCAAAGTGAGCTAGATTGGTACTTGAGTTGTGTTTTTTGAACTGTTGATTGATTGTGAGGTTGTTTGCGAGAAGCAActgataaacatatatataattagggaATGGATGACAGAGGATAGAAGGTTGACTTGGACTGGTGGGTTGAGAGAAGCGTGCATGctataatcaaaatattaatgaacgaggaagaacaagaagaacacATCAACCTTGTNNNNNNNNNNNNNNNNNNNNNNNNNNNNNNNNNNNNNNNNNNNNNNNNNNNNNNNNNNNNNNNNNNNNNNNNNNNNNNNNNNNNNNNNNNNNNNNNNNNNNNNNNNNNNNNNNNNNNNNNNNNNNNNNNNNNNNNNNNNNNNNNNNNNNNNNNNNNNNNNNNNNNNNNNNNNNNNNNNNNNNNNNNNNNNNNNNNNNNNNNNNNNNNNNNNNNNNNNNNNNNNNNNNNNNNNNNNNNNNNNNNNNNNNNNNNNNNNNNNNNNNNNNNNNNNNNNNNNNNNNNNNNNNNNNNNNNNNNNNNNNNNNNNNNNNNNNNNNNNNNNNNNNNNNNNNNNNNNNNNNNNNNNNNNNNNNNNNNNNNNNNNNNNNNNNNNNNNNNNNNNNNNNNNNNNNNNNNNNNNNNNNNNNNNNNNNNNNNNNNNNNNNNNNNNNNNNNNNNNNNNNNNNNNNNNNNNNNNNNNNNNNNNNNNNNNNNNNNNNNNNNNNNNNNNNNNNNNNNNNNNNNNNNNNNNNNNNNNNNNNNNNNNNNNNNNNNNNNNNNNNNNNNNNNNNNNNNNNNNNNNNNNNNNNNNNN from Camelina sativa cultivar DH55 chromosome 7, Cs, whole genome shotgun sequence includes the following:
- the LOC104701757 gene encoding myb-related protein 308; translated protein: MNKIPLRAPSSPSGMQHRGKRCRLRGRNYVRPEVKQSNNFSKDEDDLILKLHALLGNRWALIAGRLPGRTDNEVRIHWETYLRRKLIKMGIDPTNHRLHHHTSYISRRYVKSSHKEHETKIISDQSSSVSESCGITFLPISCTNCSEDSNSTGQSRLPDLNIGLIPTPTSLPGRCLQDSSESSKNGSTGQETLLLFQ